From a region of the Streptomyces caniferus genome:
- a CDS encoding phosphoribosylanthranilate isomerase, whose product MDTPLFIKVCGLRTEQDVDTAVREGADAIGFVFSDSPRQVDATTARNLARRVPPGVLTVGVFRNQPLDDVRALAAGAGVRAVQLHGNEDRSYYDSLGTDGWTLIRGTAVRDRAPRCGELGEEILLLDAAVPGAGVPWDWAGKHFTPPEGKWLLAGGLNPHNVRDAVRATRPWGVDVSSGIESRRGVKDPDLITSFITAARATD is encoded by the coding sequence ATGGATACCCCACTGTTCATCAAGGTGTGCGGCCTGCGGACCGAGCAGGACGTCGACACCGCGGTCCGGGAAGGCGCCGACGCCATCGGCTTCGTCTTCTCGGACAGCCCCCGCCAGGTGGACGCCACCACCGCACGGAACCTGGCACGGCGCGTACCGCCGGGAGTGCTGACGGTCGGAGTCTTCCGGAACCAGCCGCTCGACGACGTACGCGCCCTGGCGGCCGGTGCCGGGGTCCGTGCGGTGCAGCTCCACGGCAACGAGGACCGCAGCTACTACGACAGCCTGGGTACGGACGGATGGACGCTGATCCGCGGAACCGCCGTCCGCGACCGGGCCCCGCGCTGCGGCGAACTGGGAGAGGAGATCCTTCTCCTCGACGCCGCGGTACCGGGCGCCGGCGTCCCCTGGGACTGGGCCGGAAAGCACTTCACGCCACCGGAGGGCAAGTGGCTGCTGGCCGGCGGCCTGAATCCGCACAACGTCCGCGACGCCGTACGCGCCACCCGCCCCTGGGGCGTCGACGTCTCCAGCGGCATCGAAAGCCGCCGAGGCGTCAAGGACCCCGACCTGATCACCTCGTTCATCACGGCGGCCCGCGCCACGGACTGA